CCACACCGCAAGGTGTGTGTCACTTGGGCCGCGTAAGGGCTGACAGCCGGGAAAGACCGGCGTTTTTACCGAACGGTTGTAAAACCGTCCCCTTTCCTCCCCGCCCTAAAGGGCGGGGAGGAAAGGGGACATTTATGAAGCTGTTCAGTAACGCGAAGCTTCGACCAGCTCCGCGTATACTTGGTCGAGCGAAGCTTCCAGGTTATCGATCACGCACACCACATTGCCCGCGCCACATACTGATTTTTCCGTCCCGCGAACCATCCAGCCTCTGGGCGGGGTCCAGCCGCTGACCTGGGTGAACATGGAAAGCTGATCGGCGTTTCCCTGGAGCATACGCCGATAGTCACAAGCAAAATGAGCAAGTTGTGCCATCCATGGATCAGGGATCATGCCATGACCGTCGACCAACGTCCCGTCATCCCGAAAATGGCACACAGCCAATACACCATCCAGCGCCAGGATATGCCGAATCATGCCTCACCTCGTGCCACCAGAGCGGTAAAGGCCATTTCATAATTGGCAAACTGATTATGCAGAATCACTCCAAAACGACCACGCGATACCACCGACCATTCAAGACCCACGATACAGACTCCCTCAACAGGATAGAAGCCTTGCGCTCCAGTGAGTTGTTCCCAACCTCGGGCCTGCATGGCAGCGATGGCGGTATTGGCCACGCACATATGACTCAACATATCCAGAAGTGAATCGTATAATGACACCCCTGGGGCGGCGCATTGATTTCGCAGCTCGCCACGCTCGTTAAATTCAAAGGCCGCAATGGCCCCCGGTAGCTCTAATAATTGATCGAGATTGCTCATCCAAATTCGGCGTGGAAACCCCGGCTTTAGCTGTGGGGAGGAAACGCCGTCCTCCTTATTTTTGACGTTGAAGTGAAAAGTTGTCGGTTTTTCGCGGCGGCTTGCCACAAGCACCCGTAGCCATGGGGTGATTGACTTACAGCCTCCAGGTAATTAAACAGCAAAATTACAATACTTTATATACAGTCATTCGATAATGGCAAAATACTGGGCGATACCTGCTCTTCGCCATCCGCCATCATCAAGGCAAACACTTGATTGAGGGAAGC
This window of the Gammaproteobacteria bacterium genome carries:
- a CDS encoding DUF2173 family protein — its product is MIRHILALDGVLAVCHFRDDGTLVDGHGMIPDPWMAQLAHFACDYRRMLQGNADQLSMFTQVSGWTPPRGWMVRGTEKSVCGAGNVVCVIDNLEASLDQVYAELVEASRY
- a CDS encoding DUF2173 family protein; translation: MSNLDQLLELPGAIAAFEFNERGELRNQCAAPGVSLYDSLLDMLSHMCVANTAIAAMQARGWEQLTGAQGFYPVEGVCIVGLEWSVVSRGRFGVILHNQFANYEMAFTALVARGEA